The DNA region TTTCCGGACACCAAACTATCGGATGAATCTGCAAAGAATGTGATCGCGCGTGAACTGCAAGGCTCGTGGAGCGGATTTGAAAGTTATTTCGCGAAAAATCCGGTGGCGTTCATTTGGCCCAACGGCGGATTTGGCGTCCGCCCGGTGGAAGCGGCGCGTCAGCTTCGTTTCAGGCTGGGATTCACATCCAATACGCGCGGACCTATCATGTACAATTGGGTACCGCTTGCCAACGAGGTTGACCCGCTGCGCCCCGATTTCCTGCCCGAAGGCAGGGTCAACGTCCCGCCGATGACACTGCCCACCTACTCGCCAAATGAAGCGCTGATCGCAATTGACACGGTGCGCTTGATCGGCAAGGAAGCGGCAACCTATGCGCAAAGTAACAAAGATATCGAACACGAATATTATGAGATCGTATGCGCTGAAGAATACGGTCCCATGCCCACCCCTTGATTCTGGAGGCACATCATGTCCGATTGTATTTTTTGCAAGATCGTCACAGGCGACATCCCCAGCACGAATGTGTACAAGGACGAACAAGTGACCGCCTTCCGCGACATCAATCCCGCCGCGCCAACGCATATACTGATCGTGCCGAACAGGCACATCGACTCGGTCAACTTGATGATCGCCGATGACAAACCGCTCGTGGGACATATGGTCTTTGTAGCGCGGGAACTTGCCGCCAGGGAGGGCATCGCCGAAGGCGGTTACCGCCTCATTATGAACACCAACGCCGACGGCGGGCAGACCGTCTTCCACATGCACCTGCATCTGCTGGGCGGCGCGCCAATGAAGCACCCGATGGGGTAAAATCACCGAAGCGATCAGCGCAAAATGAGCTGGTCGCTTTTTCTTGAATAAACCATGGAAGTTTGACGACCGCAAGCATCTTTCACTGTCCAGCTTCTTACAGGAGAACCCATGCCCGAACGTGAAATCTATTTATTATCCCCGCACGCACTCAGCCCGGAAACCATCGCTGTTGCCTTCGCCAAAACCTCGCGCTCACCAGAATCCTTCCGCGAGATCGCCGCGGAGTTGAGCGATGAAAAGTCCGCGCAATTTCATGAGAAATGGGTCGTCGGTTATGGTCACGCCTCGGTTGCGGAGCACGCCGTTTTGCATATTGCGTTCGAGAATGTCTCGCGCGTTGCCATCGAAGCC from Anaerolineales bacterium includes:
- a CDS encoding histidine triad nucleotide-binding protein, yielding MSDCIFCKIVTGDIPSTNVYKDEQVTAFRDINPAAPTHILIVPNRHIDSVNLMIADDKPLVGHMVFVARELAAREGIAEGGYRLIMNTNADGGQTVFHMHLHLLGGAPMKHPMG